The Tautonia plasticadhaerens nucleotide sequence CGGCCGACGGGCCCGATCGAGGGCCGAGCCGAGGGGCCTTCGCCGTGAGCCTCGCCTCCCCGAACACGGACCGGAACTTGCTGTTCGGCGTGCTCGCCCTGCAGATGGGGTTCGTCTCCAGGGACGATCTGATCGGGGCGATGGTCGCCTGGATGGCCGACCGGGGGACGCCCCTGGGGGCGATCCTCGTCGACCGGGCGGCCCTGCAGCCGGCGGACCTCTCGCCGATCGACCTGGCCGTCCGGCGCCACCTGGCCCGTCACGGGGAGGACGCCGGCCGATGCCTGACGGACCCGGACCTCGGGCTGATCGGCCCGGCCCGGGACCTCGCCGTCCGGATCGGCGACGAAGGGCTGAAGGAGAGCCTGGCCCGGTCGGGGGTCGAGTCCCCCGAGGCCCCCGACGCGACCACCGCCTTCGGCGGCGACCCGCCCTTCCCGGTCGCCCGCCCCCCGGCCCCCGGCGGCGACGGGCCGGGGGCGGGGCACGCCCCGGCGGCGTCGCGCTACCAGGCGATCCGGCCTCACAAGGCGGGGGGGCTGGGGGAGGTCTTCGTCGCCTGGGACCGGGAGCTCGGCCGCCAGGTGGCGCTCAAGGAGATCCGGGCCGACCACGCCGACGACGACGGCCTGCGGGCCCGGTTCCTCCGGGAGGCCGAGATCAACGGCAACCTCGAGCACCCGGGGATCGTGCCGGTGCACGGCATGGGGACGCACCCCGACGGGCGCCCGTTCTACGCCATGCGATTCGTCGACGGCGAGACGCTCCAGGAGGCCGTCGACCGCTTCCACCGGGCCGACCTGCCCCTCGGCCCGGCCCGGGCCCTGGGCCTGATGGGGCTGCTCCGCCGGTTCGTCGCCGTCTGCGAGGCGATCGCCTACGCCCACAGCAAGGGGGTCCTCCACCGGGACCTGAAGCCGAGCAACGTCATGCTCGGCCCCTTCGGCGAGACCCTGATCATCGACTGGGGCCTGGCCAAGGTCGTCGGCCGGCCGGATGAGCCGGGCGGGCCGCGCGAGGCGGCCGGGCCCCCCCCCACCGAGCGGGTCGGTCCGGTGCCGATGGACAGCGTCCAGCTGCCGACGGCCGTCGGCGAGACGCTCGGGTCGCCCCCCTACATGAGCCCCGAGCAGGCGAGGGGCCGGCACGACGAGCTGACCCGGGCGAGCGACGTCTACAGCCTCGGCGCCACGCTCTACACCGTGCTCACCGGCAAGCCGCCGGCCGTCGGTCGCCCCAAGGAGGTGCTCGCCCGGGTGGTCCGGGGGGAGATCGACCCGCCGATCGTCGTCGAGCCCCGAGTCCCCCGGGCCCTCGACGCGATCTGCCGGCGGGCGATGAGCCTGGAGCCGGGCGACCGCTACGGGTCGGCCCGGGACCTGGCCCGCGACCTGGAACGCTGGATGGCCGGCGAGGCGGTCTCGGCCTACCGGGACCCGGTCCCCGCCCGCCTGCTCCGCTGGGGGAAGCGGCACCAGGCCCTGGTGGCCGCGTCGGCCGCCCTGACGCTGGCCACGCTCCTCGGCCTGGCCGTGGGGCTGGTGGTCGTCGGCCGGCAGCGGGAGCGGGCCGATCGGGCCAGGATCGTCGCCGAGGACGCCCGTCGTCACGCGAGGGAGCACCTGAAGGTGGGCCTGGATCTGATCGACCAGCTCGTCACCTTCGGCGACCGCCGGCTCATCGCCCAGCAGGCCCCCGCCGACCGCGCCCGTTTCCTGCAGGTCGCCGAGTCGTTCCTCCGGAGCTTCCGCGAGCGGGAGCCCGACGACCCCGAAGTCCAGCGCGATTCGGGGATGATCGCCCGGCGCCTGGCCAACCTCTATCGCCTGACCGGCTCCCCCGACCAGGCCGGGCCGCTGTATGGGGAATCGGTCGCGATCCTCTCCGCCCTGGCCGACCACCCGGGGGCTCGACCGCTCCGAGACCGCGACCTGCTGGCCGAGGCGATCGCCGACTCCGCCGAGTCCGAGATCCTCTTCGGCCACCCCAGGCGGGCCGTGGACCTGCTCGATCGAGCCCTGGTGCTGGCCCGGGAGAATGCCCTCCGGACCGAAACCGAGACCGAGACCGACCCCCGCTACCAGCGGACCCTCGCCCGGGTCCTCTCACTCCGGGGGGCGGCCTCGCTGGCGCTGGGACGGCCCGAGGAAGCCCGGGACTCCTGCCGGGAGGCGATCGGTCGCCTGGAGCCCCAGGCCGACCTCGCCCTGCCGACGCTCCTCGATCGGGTCTCGTCGGGACGCTACCTCCCCCTGTTCGACCAGCTCTTCCTCGTCTCCGCCCGGCACGACCTGGCCTCGGCGCTGAGGCAGCTCGACGAGCCCGAGGAGGCCGACCGGCAGCTCCGGCGGGCGTTCGGCCGCATGGAGGAGGTCTCCCGGGCGCTCGACGGCCTGGAGATCCCCGACGTCGACCACTCCTTCGGCTGGATCGCCGCCGCCCGAGCCCGATCGCTCTCGGGCCGGGGAGAGGCGAGGGACTCCGAGGCGATGGGGCTGCTGGACGCGGCCATCCCCGGGCTCGAGTCGCTCGTGGCTCGCCATCGGGACTTCTGGCAGTTCCAGGCCACCTTGGCCGACGCCCTCGCCGCCCGGGCCGGGCTGCGGGAGCGCGTCGGACGCCCCGTCGAGGCCCGGGGGGACGCCGAGGCGGCCCGGGCGCTGATGGGTCCGATCGCCCCGAGGCTGGGGACGGCGGCCGAGGCGTGGGCCCCGCTGGCCGACGCGCTGGAGCTGATCGCCCGGATCGAGCTGGCCCCCCCCTCCCCCGCCCCCGACGCCGCCCGGGAGCGGCTCCGGCAGGCCCTCGACGCCCGGCGCCGGGCCCTCGACGCCCGGCCCGGAGACCCCGAGGCCCGGGCCCGGCTCGACGAGGTGGCCGACCGGCTGGGCGGGCTCGACGGCGTCGAGACCGCCGGGACGCCCCCGGGCGGCTGAGGCAGGCCCCCCCCTTCCCGGGGACCTTCGGGGGCGTCGCCGGGTCTCCCCGCAACGTCCCCCACGGTCCCCGGCCCGCCAAGATCGCCCCGATCAGCCGAGCATCGCATCCGGCTCCTGGATCAGGATCGGCGCCTGCTCGTCGGACAGCTCGAACGGCGGGTGGCCCATGCCGTCCTCGTTGGTCGACGTGATGGTCATGGTCAAGCTATTGAGCTGCATCGGCTGCGGCCAGGAGACGGCAACCGGCGGGATCGGGGCCGCCGTCGCGATCGCGTCCAGGCCGAGGGAGGCGGTCGAGGGCAGGTCACGGCCCTCCAGGAGGTCGACGCCGGGGCGGGCCGCCCGTGGGCGCCGGGCGGACCCGGGCGTGCCCATCGATCCCATAAGCGCGAACATGCGATTCAACATTTTTTATCTCCGCGCTTGCATTCCCTGGAGACGCGTCGAGCCGCCCCATCCCTTGCTCGCGGCCACCGGTCCCGTCGGCCGCTCACCCTCTCTATCGCGGCCACCGCCCGGCGTTGCGCGACCCCTCGATTTTCCCCGGATCCGCCTTCGCCCCGGAGAGCCAACCGGGATCGCCCGGCTCGGTGACCGTCGGGTGGCCGGGGCCTCGCCGGCGAGGCCCCGGCCACGCCGGCGACCCGAACGCACGTCTTCCAGGCGATGCGGCATCACGCGTCCGCCCTCTCGGGCGCAGGGCGATTCGACGCGCCGCCGGGGACCTCCGGGTTGCGGACCGATCGGCGCGACGATGGGGAGATCGGCGCCGGGCCGCGGCGGGGTGCGGTGGGGGGGAGTCCGGCTCGGCCGGGCCGGTCGCCTGGGCAGCGGGCCGTCGGGGGGGCCGGCGGCGGTCCGGCCGGGCGGGGGAGACGGGAGCCCGGGGAGGGGCCGATGACGGGCGGCCGGGAT carries:
- a CDS encoding serine/threonine-protein kinase — protein: MSLASPNTDRNLLFGVLALQMGFVSRDDLIGAMVAWMADRGTPLGAILVDRAALQPADLSPIDLAVRRHLARHGEDAGRCLTDPDLGLIGPARDLAVRIGDEGLKESLARSGVESPEAPDATTAFGGDPPFPVARPPAPGGDGPGAGHAPAASRYQAIRPHKAGGLGEVFVAWDRELGRQVALKEIRADHADDDGLRARFLREAEINGNLEHPGIVPVHGMGTHPDGRPFYAMRFVDGETLQEAVDRFHRADLPLGPARALGLMGLLRRFVAVCEAIAYAHSKGVLHRDLKPSNVMLGPFGETLIIDWGLAKVVGRPDEPGGPREAAGPPPTERVGPVPMDSVQLPTAVGETLGSPPYMSPEQARGRHDELTRASDVYSLGATLYTVLTGKPPAVGRPKEVLARVVRGEIDPPIVVEPRVPRALDAICRRAMSLEPGDRYGSARDLARDLERWMAGEAVSAYRDPVPARLLRWGKRHQALVAASAALTLATLLGLAVGLVVVGRQRERADRARIVAEDARRHAREHLKVGLDLIDQLVTFGDRRLIAQQAPADRARFLQVAESFLRSFREREPDDPEVQRDSGMIARRLANLYRLTGSPDQAGPLYGESVAILSALADHPGARPLRDRDLLAEAIADSAESEILFGHPRRAVDLLDRALVLARENALRTETETETDPRYQRTLARVLSLRGAASLALGRPEEARDSCREAIGRLEPQADLALPTLLDRVSSGRYLPLFDQLFLVSARHDLASALRQLDEPEEADRQLRRAFGRMEEVSRALDGLEIPDVDHSFGWIAAARARSLSGRGEARDSEAMGLLDAAIPGLESLVARHRDFWQFQATLADALAARAGLRERVGRPVEARGDAEAARALMGPIAPRLGTAAEAWAPLADALELIARIELAPPSPAPDAARERLRQALDARRRALDARPGDPEARARLDEVADRLGGLDGVETAGTPPGG